The following coding sequences are from one Shewanella violacea DSS12 window:
- the acs gene encoding acetate--CoA ligase, with product MSTQSLYKVPSEIAENAHINEEKYKKMYQESIVNPEGFWREHGQRIDWIKPFTKVKKTSFDDHNLSINWFYDGTLNASANCLDRHLEKNADKVAIIWEGDDAKDQRSVTYGELHQDVCKFANALKSQGVRRGDVVTIYMPMVPEAAVAMLACARIGAVHSVIFGGFSPDSIATRVIDGNSKVIVTADEGVRAGRIIPLKANIDQALANPDVTCVERVIVLERTGGNINWQEGRDIKWDTVMETASEHCVPEEMGAEDPLFLLYTSGSTGNPKGVLHTTGGYMVYASMTHEYVFDYKDGEVYWCTADVGWITGHSYMVYGPLANGATVLIHEGVPNYPTPSRLGEIVDRHKVNILYTAPTLIRALMAEGKEQFDKFDGSSLRIMGSVGEPINPEAWRWYNEVIGHEQCPIVDTWWQTETGGILISPLPGAIDTKPGSATRPFFGVQPALVDNMGNIIEGAAEGNLVILDSWPGQMRTVFGDHDRFALTYFKTFRGMYFTGDGAKRDEDGYYWITGRVDDVINVSGHRLGTAEIESALVAHENVAEAAVVGYPHDIKGQGIYAYVTLTRGTVESEELRQDLRKWVRKEIGALATPDLIQWAGGLPKTRSGKIMRRFLRKIAANEVTNLGDSSTLADPAVIDVLIESRLNRSE from the coding sequence ATGAGCACACAGTCTCTCTACAAAGTTCCCAGCGAAATAGCTGAAAACGCACACATAAACGAAGAAAAATACAAAAAGATGTATCAAGAGTCGATTGTGAATCCTGAAGGTTTCTGGAGAGAGCACGGCCAACGTATAGACTGGATAAAACCATTCACTAAGGTAAAGAAAACCTCATTCGACGATCATAACCTGTCTATCAATTGGTTCTATGACGGCACACTCAACGCCTCGGCTAACTGCTTAGACCGTCACCTTGAAAAAAATGCCGACAAGGTCGCCATAATTTGGGAAGGCGATGATGCTAAAGATCAACGCAGCGTTACTTATGGTGAATTACACCAGGATGTGTGTAAGTTTGCCAATGCATTAAAAAGCCAAGGTGTGAGACGTGGCGATGTGGTCACTATTTACATGCCCATGGTCCCGGAAGCTGCCGTTGCCATGTTGGCCTGTGCTCGCATTGGTGCGGTTCATTCCGTGATATTTGGTGGTTTCTCCCCGGACTCAATTGCAACACGCGTCATAGATGGTAACTCTAAGGTTATCGTCACCGCCGATGAAGGCGTGCGTGCCGGTCGCATCATTCCCCTTAAGGCCAATATCGATCAGGCTCTAGCTAATCCAGATGTGACTTGTGTTGAGCGTGTCATCGTTCTCGAGCGTACTGGTGGTAATATCAACTGGCAAGAAGGCCGTGATATCAAGTGGGATACTGTCATGGAGACAGCATCTGAGCATTGCGTACCCGAAGAGATGGGCGCCGAAGATCCCCTATTCCTGCTTTATACTTCAGGCTCGACTGGTAACCCTAAAGGTGTGCTACATACCACAGGTGGTTACATGGTCTACGCGTCCATGACCCATGAATATGTGTTCGACTATAAAGACGGTGAAGTTTACTGGTGTACCGCAGATGTGGGTTGGATCACCGGCCACTCTTATATGGTCTATGGCCCCCTAGCCAATGGCGCCACCGTACTGATACACGAAGGGGTACCTAACTACCCGACACCTTCTCGTCTGGGTGAAATTGTCGACCGCCATAAGGTCAACATACTCTATACCGCCCCCACTCTTATTCGCGCCCTGATGGCTGAAGGAAAAGAGCAGTTTGATAAGTTCGATGGCAGCTCTTTGCGCATCATGGGATCTGTAGGTGAGCCAATTAATCCTGAAGCTTGGCGCTGGTATAACGAAGTCATAGGCCACGAGCAGTGCCCAATCGTCGATACTTGGTGGCAAACCGAAACCGGTGGCATTTTGATCAGCCCATTACCCGGCGCTATCGATACCAAGCCTGGTTCGGCTACCCGCCCCTTCTTCGGCGTGCAACCGGCCCTTGTCGATAACATGGGCAACATCATAGAGGGCGCAGCCGAAGGTAACCTAGTCATACTCGACTCTTGGCCCGGACAGATGCGTACTGTTTTTGGTGATCATGACAGATTTGCACTGACTTACTTCAAGACGTTCCGCGGCATGTACTTCACTGGTGATGGGGCGAAACGGGACGAGGACGGTTATTACTGGATAACGGGTCGCGTCGATGATGTGATCAACGTATCCGGCCACAGACTCGGCACCGCCGAGATAGAGAGTGCTTTAGTTGCCCATGAAAATGTGGCTGAAGCCGCTGTTGTGGGTTACCCCCATGACATCAAGGGTCAAGGTATCTATGCTTACGTCACGCTAACTAGAGGCACGGTAGAATCTGAAGAGCTGCGTCAAGACTTGAGAAAGTGGGTCAGAAAAGAGATTGGTGCCCTAGCGACACCGGATCTGATTCAATGGGCTGGCGGCCTGCCTAAGACACGTTCGGGTAAGATCATGCGCCGTTTCCTGAGAAAGATAGCCGCAAACGAAGTGACCAACTTAGGAGATTCATCGACACTGGCCGATCCCGCTGTGATCGATGTATTGATAGAGTCTCGCCTCAACCGCAGCGAATAA